The genomic segment GCGTTAAAAAAACTCTGGACAGAAATTATTTTTAGTTACTATAAATTCTTAGTCAACTAAAAATTAAACGATAGACTGGGAGATCGGAATGCTTGGACGAATGAAGGCGACTTGGGTCGCAGGGATGGCCGTGGCGGCTGCCACAGCCGGGGGAGCGGTAGCGGAACAAGTAAATGTCGGCCTGTGCGTGTCTTGGCCGGGCTATGCTATGCTGGAACTGGCCAAGCAAAAGGGGCTGGCCGAAGGGTACGAGATCAATTCGGTCATCTTCGACGACCCGCTGGGCGGACATGCGGCGCTGGCGGCGGGCCAGATAGACATCTACGAATGCACTGGCGATTATACACCGCTGGCAATCGAGCGCGGCACAGGTGTAGTGAACGTGGGCTTCGCGAACCCGTCCTACGGTGTCGATCACATCATCCTGGCTCCAGGTTTGACGGTCGAGAATATTCAAGGTAAAAGCATCGGTGCGCCGCAAGCCTATATCGGCCAGTTGCAGATGGGTGTGTGGCTCGACAACGCTGATGTGCCATTCGACTCGGTCGAATGGGTCAATCTTCTGGCAGACGAGGCGGTAGGCCCCATGCTGTCAGGCGATCTGGCGGCGGCCTATCTCTACGAACCGTGGATCACCAGAGTCATGGAAAATTTGCCCGGCTCCAGCTCGGCAGTCGACACCGGCGAGGACTGGATGCTGGAAACGGGCATCTTCACCGACGTGATCTACATGAACGGTGATTTCATCAAAAACCGCCGCCAGGTTGCGCTCGACATGCTGAAAGCGCGCTTCGACGCCGTTGGTTGGTGGAACGAAAACACCGAAGAAGGCAACCAGATTATGTCGGATTTCCTGCGTTGGCCGCTGGCCGATGTAGAATCGGTGATCGGTACAAACGGCAAGTATCTCGAAGGCGGGATTTACATGTACGACTTCGACGAATCCGCGCAACTTTGCGGCGTTCTGGACGGAGAGCCGCCCTTTAACATCGGGAATGGCTCGATCGAGGATGTGATTACCACGATCAACGAGTACTGGGTGCGGATCGGGCTGAT from the Roseovarius sp. THAF9 genome contains:
- a CDS encoding ABC transporter substrate-binding protein encodes the protein MLGRMKATWVAGMAVAAATAGGAVAEQVNVGLCVSWPGYAMLELAKQKGLAEGYEINSVIFDDPLGGHAALAAGQIDIYECTGDYTPLAIERGTGVVNVGFANPSYGVDHIILAPGLTVENIQGKSIGAPQAYIGQLQMGVWLDNADVPFDSVEWVNLLADEAVGPMLSGDLAAAYLYEPWITRVMENLPGSSSAVDTGEDWMLETGIFTDVIYMNGDFIKNRRQVALDMLKARFDAVGWWNENTEEGNQIMSDFLRWPLADVESVIGTNGKYLEGGIYMYDFDESAQLCGVLDGEPPFNIGNGSIEDVITTINEYWVRIGLMSEVQDASKGVDCSLMGDLVEAGYRQSIEANE